In the Salvia miltiorrhiza cultivar Shanhuang (shh) chromosome 8, IMPLAD_Smil_shh, whole genome shotgun sequence genome, TCATTCGCTCTGAAGTcgtactaaaaattaaaaagaacactttgttttttttttttcaatatccgTCTTGTTGCCGCTCTTATTCGTCTCCATTTCCCGCCAAACAAACACACACAGTCAGTCGCCGCCAAACAAACACACACAGTCGctcacagagagagagagagaggcgcatTGGTATAGTCTGAGTCTGAGGAAGTGATGGATATTCCCGATTTGGAAGAGCTGGAATGGCTGGAATCCCATGCTCAGGACGACGATCAGTTCGACGATGATTTCGACCTCGATGTCGAACCGCCCTCACCCCCTTCATCACCCTCACAGCGCCCGCCCCTGTCTCTCCCGCCGAAGCCCTCACCTTTCAAACCCCAGCCCCAAATATACCCTACTTCCAACAAACGCGCCGGATCTGACCTCCTGAATTCGATATCCCTAGATGCAACCGACAATCACTACCTCGATAGTAATTGGGCAAATGGAAAGAGGAGCAGAAACGAAGAAGACGAAGCTCGGCACGAGAAATTCGCCCTGCCTGAATGCCCAGACGTCTCTGAGGAGAACAAGGAAGGAAGTGATGACGACAAGGAGTGGCTGAGATGCTCGCCCCCGCGGGATACTTTTGAAGAGATGGAGGTGGTGGAGGATGGGGAGCAGGAGAGGATATTATCCAGATACGCGACGGAGATAGACGGGGATTGTGTGCCTATCACAGGGCTGGATGGGGAGAGGGTGTATGCCAAGATATGCAGTAGTGTGGAGATGGATGAGGAAGTGAGGAACAAGAAATTGAATTTCAGACGAGACCATAATGGTGAGGCTGTATCCTTTGATGGTCTAAGGCACTTGACTATTCGTGTTTGTGATTTGTTTGTTGATGAATAAAGTCTTTGATATGTTACATTGACATAGTGATTTTAATTTGCTGGTCGAAACCGTTATGAGAATTGATGCTGATCAAAGGGGACTATGCTTACATGCAGGACTCCTTCAGGAACCTGTCAGAGTTCTGATGGAAAAGGTTGAGCAAGAGCAGTTTACAAAGGTAAGTTTGTCCTGTCCATACTGCCTAGAAAAGAAGTAATGTAGCACCTTTCCTCAGTGACATTCAGATTCCATCCATATGTTTTCTTGACCAAATGATTTTGTTCTTGTTTAGACAACTAAATGTGTATACTTCAGCTTTTGATGATGACCAAAACAAAGATATTTTAAACGTGTTCATTTGTGAAGGCTTTGCAAGGAAGTGTTGAAGGTGATTCAACAGAGGTAGTTCCATCAACATCACCAGTAACTACTGAACAACTTTGGGTGGAGAAATATGCTCCAAGTTCATTTACGGAGCTTCTCAGTGATGAAAAGACAAACCGTGAGGTTGTGTAGCATCTTTCTTAGTTACATTCCACTACATGTTTGTTATAGACTTCTCAAATAAATTGATTTGACTGTAGTACTCCAACATttctctgccagctgtgtaacCTTTGTAATATATATACTGCAGGTTCTCCTGTGGTTGAAACAGTGGGATTCCTGTGTTTTTGGGTCTGAGATAAAGAGTACCACTGATGATGTTTTGACTTCTTTGAGACGGCATTCTACAGGCTCCCAACATCTTAAACAATCTTCCAAGAGTTTTTCTCGAAATAACAGAGAAACCAAATTTAACAAAGATATGCTGATGGCTGATAATGAGTTGGATAAAGAAAACAACTCCTCCCTAGGCCTTCAGGAAATGTGGGACAAAAAGAACAAAAGTTCTGGTCCTCCAGAACAGAAGGTTATTTTATGTGTCTATCCTTTAACACCGTTGTGGCAATTTAATTACAACACCTTTTGATTGTAAGGTGGAGCTCTGTTCTTGTGATGGCTTATTCCCTAGTAAATGCTGAAGCGACTTTAAACCCACATGATGTATCAATTGACATTGTGCAATTTAGAAATATTAAGTAAACCCAGATTTTAGTAGTTCGTTTTCCATCATTTCAAATtgctttttttatatattaaatctTGATCAATCCTAATCATAACAAACCTTCATTGGAATTTGTGGGGAGGTGTGTGACATAACATTTCGGTTTGACTGCTCTTTTCGTGTTTCTATTTTCTAATTACCAATATTAGGGAATTTTGTGATTGATATATCAATAAACTGCTCTAGATCCATGATTACCTGCAGCATGGACGAGAAATTTATTTAGCAATTGAAGTTGCATGTATTAATGTCAATCATTCTACAGCAGTAATctgtattaaatttatttccaTGTTTCTTCTTTGACATTTTATGTATGCTTAAATACTGTCGACGACCATCACAGGTCCTATTGCTTTGTGGTTCCCCTGGACTTGGGAAGACTACACTTGCCCATGTAGCAGCAAAGCATTGCGGGTACCGTGTTGTTGAGGTCaaataatttcaactatattgtTTTTATGAGCTCAATTGATTCCTAGTTGCTTCTTTATTGTGAAAGCAAATAGCTGACCGTTTTTGTCTCTTTGTTGAGTTGGAATCAGCCTGGTGAAGTTGAATGAATAGTTCCCATGTTTAAAAAATGTACATTGGATgatttttttcactaaatatTCTGATCAGGAATGAATTTTACAAGCCATCTAGTTCGTCCTTTGTCCTACTGCATTTCAGATATTTACCAGGCCATAAATAAACTGTTTCCATTAAAAATGGCTTGTATCCAGGATCAGTTCTTAGTGCAGATGAATACTAGTATGCAAATCCGAGCTCTTCTGATCATCTCACCTACTAAACAGTTACCAAGTTTGCTTTGTTGAATTTTAAGTATCAAGCGTATCGAGTGATCGAATTTGGTCAAATAAAGAGAGCCATTATGCTGACTGGTTGGTTGTTGTTCATTGACAGATTAATGCAAGTGATGACCGATCAGCATCGACCATTGAGGCTAAAATCCTTGATGTGGTCCAGATGAATTCTGTAATTGCTGATTCAAAGCCAAAGTGCTTGGTTGGTATCAGTGTGTAACACTGTTAATataccttttcacttttttcctAATTTTCATTCCATAGTTGATGTGCTCATCAACAAAATTTGGGTACTTTTTTAAGGTTGTTGATGAGATAGATGGCGCCCTTGGAGATGGAAAGGGTGCTGTGGAGATCATTCTTCGATTGGTAGGTTATTGCTCAGAATTCTTTGTATTTGTTTCCTCGTAATATCTTCACACAGAAGTTGTATAGTTGAAAACCTGTAGCTCCTTGGTAGACTATGGTAAAAGCTACAGTAGCATTGGTTAAATTAGGTCAAAGCCTAGCTGTTTTAGGCTTTTAACTCTGTTTATAGACAGGCTTTCTAATGTCAGATATTCACTCTAAAATGTATAATGATCCATAATGTTGCAGTTGTCTGCTGAAAGAAAACGTGATACTGGAAAAGAAAACATATCTCAAGAGGCAAATTCCGGTCGAAAATCTTCGGGAAAGAAGCAGAAAAGCTCAGTTTTGTTGAGACCTGTAAGTATGATTTGCCTTGTACCATTTCCCATATAAAATATTAACTGATATGAGTTGACTGATTGTGATACTCAGGTGATATGCATCTGTAATGATCTATATGCGCCAGCCTTAAGACCATTACGTCAAGTGGCCAAGTAAGTTCCTGTTATTTGATTTTCTCTTTTACAAGTTTCGTGTGCAATGTTGGACTTGGACGACCAATAAAACAAAATGTGTTTATTTTGAAATTGCAACAAATGTTAATTATCAGCTAAGAAGGAGATACGAAAAGAGAAATGAACATGTTACCCATAATATATTGCTGAGCTTGTTCAGTATACATACATCTTACTACTGAGAGAGATTTGGAGACTGATGAGAGAATGCATATTGTATTTGAAACCTAATACATATTGACTATTAGTTTTACATTAGAGAAACCTTCAGTAAACATCTATCAGGATGTATCATGGGAACAATTTTCCCAGCTGGTATCAGGATTATTTCCCATGCACTGTACTGTCAGCCTTTGGTGCAATCAGCAATGCCACTTATATCAGTCCAAACTGTGTCATCTCTTGATAGTTGATACCATCATACCAGTTAATATTGCAAacagttaattttttttaattaatctttCCATTGCAGGTTCACAAATTTTGACCAATTTAAAGTACATAAACTATTGATTCCTAGTAATATTGCAACAAGACAATGGCCTCATAAATTTATGCTTCTGTTTCAGGGTTCACATCTTTGTCCAACCAACTGTGAGTCGTGTTGCAAATAGGTATGTGATTGATTTTGTTAATTCCATGAATCAGTTGATCTTTCTGACTGATTTATTTTAGCTGGCTTCATTTGAGATGTCTGATTTGCCACACTGGTATCATTTTGCACAGAGAATTTCACTCCTTGCTGATCTATACTACTTGGAACATTATGGCTGAAGGCTGATAAATCGATTTAATTCTAAAAACATGTGTAATTTATTTTGCAGTCATGTATTTCATTTAAGTTGTCAAACATTATTAAATCAAGACTAATCTATTTGTTATTGAGATATAACTCTTCATACAGTATCTGCTTATGGTTAATTTTCCCTTTTCCTCTGATATAAGGGGTTGCCCCCTTTCTAGTACTTAAAGGCTAATGTGCATGCTATATTTCTTATATATAATTTCTGGTTGCTGGTTATTGTTAAATATGCTTGTGTGTGATAGAAAGTATTTTTCAGTTACACCCAGTTGATACGGAATGGAAATAGCACACAACTGACTGAACTAATTCAAAATAAAGCTTATGAGTTTGATATGTTTTCAAAGTTTAGTGTTTATGCTACTTCTCCAATATGGTCCAATGATCATTTTATTGTATTGTGTAAAGTTCAGGctatcatataaatttaattgattCTATTTTCATAGCCAATTGTTTAGTTACATTTGGAAAATATTACTGCTTATTATTTTACTTGTGCTGCATTAACATGCATTGGTCCCTTGGAAGTGATTATATTATGTTCTTCATATACTGGTATTATATCAAACCTCTCTTTATGTCTTCTGTCTAAGCTAAGCATGTAAATTTTAAATGATAGGCTGAAATATATTTGTAACAAGGAAGGAGTAAAGACCAGTTCTGTTGCTCTTTCTGCTCTTGCAGAATGCACTGGTAAGTCAGACTTGCTGTTGAATGTATGTCTTATGGGGCCAATATAATGTTTTTATAATAGCTTGATGCATACAAAAAACAAAGATACTTGGTATAATTATTATCACCAAGCAAGTCACTGTAGTAAATGTTTTCATAATCTTCACTTTTATCAGAATGTGACATACGGTCATGCTTGAACACTCTTCAGTTTCTCAACAAGAAGAAGGAAATGCTGAATGTGGTACGACCTTTAGCAGTATATTGACTGATATAGTATGATGCtctcttgaaataaatcaaatatGGTTTGACCTCCTTATTTTGTTTACTTTTCTGCTTTAAGATGGATATAAGCTCTCAAGTGGTGGGTCAGAAAGATGCAACTAAAAGTGCTTTTGATATATGGAAAGAGGTGAGTTGCCATTGTTTTCAGATTACATGCCAATTTGCTTACTCACCATTCTtatttctgtttttcttttcctctctctctctctgtgtgtatatatatatatatatatatttacatatgtatatataaagatcttccaaaagaaaaaggggaaatCTGGCAGAAGATCTAACAACTCGAGCAACAGTGTGTCCAAAGACTTTGAATATCTCTACTCTTTGATATCTAACCGGTGCGTATAGGATTATCCTTATATGTTCAACTGTTCAAGTGAAAgtccatttatttattttttattttcccaGCGGCGATTCTGAGTTAATATTGGACGGGAtccatgaaaatatttttcagcTCCATTATGTTGATCCTCTGATGCAGAAGACTGTGAGTCTTTCTATTCTTcgtttatttgaattttttttttttttggtgggggGTGGAGGGAGAGTTCCAACCCCTCAAATTACTCACTAGGTGTATGACTTGGAACAATCATGCTACTTTGGAGCTACACATTAAGTTTTCACTGAAAACTTATGTTTTAGGTACAATGTTTGGACAATCTGGGAGTTTCTGATGTAACTCATAGGTACATCATGCGCACACAAAAAATGTCTCTTCTAGGTAATACTATTATAGCAATCTCTAGATGTTGCATTCTCATTATATGATGTGTATCTGGTCCTAACTGTGCTTGTTATTTGCTTCCACAGTTTATCAACCGCCCATTGCAATATTTATTCATCGTCTGATAGCTCAACTTGAGAGAAAGGATATTGAATGGCCAAAATCCTTACAGAGGTATCTACATTACCTTTAATCTCGATTTTTTCACACTCTATGAGTATAATCTAATTGCCATTCCACAGACACCGAACAATTCTGTCAGAAAGGATGGACATGTTTCACTCATGGCATAATGGAATATCACCATATATTTCAAGGCATTTGTCAACAAAATCCTTTGTCGAAGACTCAATTTCTCAATTGTTGCATATTCTGTCACCACCATCCCTGAGACCGGTAATTGATTTTTATTCCATCGACTTCTGATAATTCTCAATTCTGGGTTTCTGCTGTATTACGCTGTTAAAAGAATATGAGTAATCGATATGTCATGTCCCACAACTGATGGGAAACCAATGCTTCAAAAATTCATAAGTTAGTACAATTGAGTCATGTAGCAACTTGGATTTAATCAATTGGTAAAACGAAGATGGATGTCTAGTAGAAGTAGTTTCTAGAGGAACCCGTGGTGCCATCACATCACTACTAGGCCCCACCTCTGTGGACTGGGGGCATTACACGATACATTGGCTTACATGTCAGCTGTTTTAATATGTCCTTCATTCACAACAGTAGAAGGTTTCCACGAGGAACGACAAGTTGTTTGTACACACTAAATAATGCATTCTCCATTTGCAGGTTGCACTGCATTTGCTCTCAGACAAAGAAAAGAGTGATTTGATGCAGTTAGTAAATACGATGGTCTCTTATTCTATAACATACAAGAACATCAAATCTGATCGACCTGATACTTGGAGACATGAAGATGAAGCAACCACAATTGCACTTGATCCACAACTTAGCAATTTTGTACACTTCAAAGTTAGTTAGCTAGTTATGCAAATTGAGCTTTCAATATGATGACTTTTGATGAAATACTTGGTATTATTGCTCCGGATATATCTCTATTTATTTGGTTCGTGTCTTTTGAGCAGGATTACAATTCATGCCATATCGATCTTGCCTTGCCGGTAAAGCAGGTCTTGGTTCACGAGGTAAGTTATGTGGGATGTATTATATTTCCTGAATTTATGCTCCAAGTTTCTTCTGGTAGTATTCAGTTATCCTTATCTTTTTTTAATTCCAGCGTCAACTGTTAAAACCCAAATATGTGATTCATCGTGTAATTACTTGCAGGTGGAAAAGCAAAAGATTCTGCAAGGTAGCCTATCTAAATCAACCAATCTGCGTGGGGAGGAGAATCATATCCTTGCAAAGAATAATGCTGGGACTAGACCACCATCAAAATTTAGTTTTACAAATGGTTTTGCTGAAAAGAAAACAAACCAGAAAAGTCCAGCTGCTGAGAAACCTGAACTTCCTAAAGTTGATGAAGTAAAATCAGTTCGAAGGACAAAAAAGCCATCTGGTGACCTGACTAGTTTTTTCAATCGGTATGATTAATCCTTTGCTTTTATCTCATTCTGGTTATCAGCAAAATAAGATGACCTGAGTGCCACAAAATGCCCAGCACTAAccaatcccccccccccccccccccacacacacacacaaagataGTTCATGCGATGCTATTTTCTCTGATTCTAGTTTATGAAACCTACTTCACTAGTTGTTCTCTTTGTCCTGATTGATGAAATCCGTGTTCCTCTATCTTCCCCTTTTTACATTGGGttacaaatgattgtttttaatctTACGTACATGCTCTTGATTACTCATTTATTGAAGAGCTACTTTGCGTGGCATTTATTGTTTCTTATGCATATCTAACAGGATTAAAAAGGTTGGTGACGAAGGTTCTGAAGTTACAAACAGTGATGTGCCAAAGTCTGCAACAAGACGGAGAGATTCACACCCTTTCCTGTTCAAATTTAATGAGGTAAGCAATTATTGCTACAACTTTCCTTCAATATTTGTTTCTCATGGGTTTATTCCGTCGATTTAATGACCGGACTCAGCCCTGATGCCGGGTCGGATCCATCACTTATTACTTGATGATTTTAGTCGATTAGACTTGGACTTGTTTGTGCATTTTTTACCCATCCCATGTATCTGTATTCGTTACTTTGCTTTTGCTTGTGCTTGTGTGTAGGGATTCACAAATGCTGTAAAGAGACCGGTGCGAATGCGTGAATTCCTTCTCTGATTTATTACAAGCTCCAACATATGTTTGTCCATATATAGTTAAGCTTCAATTAATATTTCAACGTAGCGTATAGCTTTTCATTTCCTTTTCGATTCTAGTGATTCTTTCGATTTCCCTTTTCGATTAGGGATTaataggtgatgatataaaccgaaaaatgaaaaaaaatctaTGTATTTTCCGACTTACTACTTATATTgaataaataacacaaaataTGTTAAAAACAGGTCCGTTACATTTATTAAAATCAAggtttaatatttattttcaattctcaaaatatatttatttattatatttcagatatttcgatttttttcttatttaattgaTACACAATCATAGTGGttgattaatcttaaatttcaaatattttacatatgttgattaaatattcaagaaagaataaataaataaatatcttaaagTCTATTTTAATCATAGATATTaccaatatatattttaataatattagaaaTATTTATTGAATAGTTTATTTACATCTATTCGTATGactaacaaatataaaatatttagaagatacaaaattaactaatactttAATTGGGGCATCTATTCGTATGActatcaaatataaaatatttagaagataaaaaattaactaatactttaattggggcaatatgaaaaattatagcaaataaatattcatataaTCTTAAATAGATGAAAATAAGAACAAACAaaaagttttttaaaaaatctaaaaatagtaaggtaATTTTGAcggaaaaaatatagtaattactATTTGTGTAAGtggttgagcttttatatatatatatatataaaggattGCATTTTATGCCAACCACTCCCCTAGATAGATAATAAAGACTAAATCAAGGTCATTCATTGAATCTcaatcaatgatccagattGTATCCAGATgtaatttttcatgtaattaaaaattgGTGATTAGCATTTATTTAATCGAAAAAggtcaaatgtgtaaaaaaCAAATTGACCGAATTCATTCTGTTGAACAAATTCCGAAAATTTCTCTCTTCCCATTCTGGGACTTGATCTATTTCGACGAACAtatcgatgaacattagtatgtccatttgtttttatacgaacatatcgacggacatgtcaacgaacattagtatgttcatttatttttatacgaacatatcgacgaacattagtatattcatttgtttttatatgaacatatcgacgaacattagtatgttcatttgttagGAGTGACTGAAACATATACAAAAACGGCTGATacacaatatttaattaatttttaaagatTTAGTATATCTTGCCAAATATAAAATAGTACTGAATGAATTTAATTATGGACGATATCAGATACAGAATATTATGCATTTACTTATTTGACCTTTACAGATTTAAATACAAGAAAAATCTACAATTTTTTGGTCCGTTAGATTAAGTAAAATCGACGCacatgatttggtctttattcgttttaaatttatttttgatgatttttataccacattaaatattttatcatgaacttatatataatatgcatattaaatatttatgcaTAAATAAATTCAAGGGTGCTTAtgaaagaattaaattatataaaagaaaatagaGATACAAGTAGAGAAAAAAAGGTGGAAGAAGAAATAGGAAAAAAGGAGGGAAAAGTTGGAGAGAACAAACTTTTgttttatatagatatagatatagatattaTAAGTATAGATTCTTGAAAAAATCAGTTACCTCTCCACCGAACTCGTAATTCAGCATAGATAGGTGATGAAGAAATCAATTACCTCCAAAAAAATCCAACCATCTGCTACTCCATGCACCGCCTGCGACCAATACCcaccaaaaaaaaaggaaagaaaagaaaagaaaatgtgttcgaaatttgattaatttacattttttttttaagaatttgaTTAATTTACAGTTAGTGCACTATTAAAAAAACACTTATAATGATTAGAATTAATGATCGAAATTTCTGATCGATAATTGGCGGCCCTAACAATTAATTTACGATCGTTTCatgatcaattttttaaattttttactttttaataatCATCATTAataatctttttatttatttatttaacgaCCAAAAACTCaattgttaatattattttttatattttttttattttaaaaaatatagtatatatatttttctttttaatgacCGAATTCCGATAgttataaatgaaaaaatggcaaaaaactACGACTAAAATCAGTAATTATAACGATCGAATTTTCCATCGTTAATTTTAATGTCCGAATTATCGATCGTTAATTTTCGGAACGACTATGCAAATAGCGACCGATCAAATTGATCATTAATTTGATCATTATCGTGCCATTTTTCAGTATAAATGATTGAACTTATGGTAGTTAAAGTTACATTTCTGGTAGTGACCTATTTAAAAATACTGTATCTATCtatctaatttctttttttgctCTTTGGATAAATAATAAAGAGAAGACTAAAGCAAAATTAAACTGACCTCGCTAAacatgtaattttaaattaaattgttgtTGTTTGTGTCCATTCCTCATTGATCTTTATTCATGCCTCATTTTGCTTCATAAATATGTTCGAGGAGATGCtccaataataattaatcaCTTCTTCGTCTACATCATCTCTCATTTCGACCGGGTAAATATTGGAAGGGTCGAACTTAATggatatacttaattatttttttcctttattgggtttgtatttttttcaaataaattaaatatttggtcCTACTTAAATATAACTGACCTTTCTAtactactccttccgtccaccaAGAGTGTAACACAATTATCCGAAATGTagcactttcctttttaagatATAGTCTCACTTTCTTCTTTTAATTACAATCACTCATTTTTTATGGTCTCACACTCTATTCAACCACAAacactcatttttattttatacacatttactaattattttcttaaaattcgtgtccatcaaaaatattatactcatggtggacggagggagtaattagttTCTCCTTGAAATCGGTGACTCAAGTTTCAACCATGGTCACTCAATGGCAACCAATTCAATCTACTAAGCCTATGCATTCCAATACGGTGAAcatgtttttcaaaaattgacaTAGGAAGGGATTTTGTGAATAAATCTGCCAGATTATCACAAGAgcgaaatttatttattttaatttcaccgCTCTTCTGGAGCTCATGCGTGTAAAAGAATTTAGGTAATATATGTTTTGTTGAATTTTCTTTAATGTACCCGCTATCCATTTGTGCAACACAAGCAGTATTGTCCTCATATATGATAGTGAGAGATTTATCATTCGTAATACCACAAGATCCGCGAATGTGTTGTATCAATAATCTTAACCATGCACATTTTTTAGTGGCCTCATGTAAAGTGATAATCTCTGAGTGGTTTGAAGATATAGTAACTAGAGTCTGTTTAACAGATCCCCAAGAAATAGTTGTACCACCATAGAGAAAAACATAACCAGTCTGAGATTTAGCATTATGGAGATCAGACAAATAACCAACATCTGGATAGCCTACCAATGTCATGTCTTGGTTTCTTAGGTAGAACAAACCAAGATCTTTTATATACCTTGAAGATAACGAAGTATGTGTTTAATACCATTTCAATGTCTTCGTGTAGGAGAAGTACTGAATCTTGCTAGCAAGTTAACCGCAAATGCTATGTCAGGCCATATGCAATTTGCGAGATAAAGTAGTGCTCCAATTGCACTCAAATAAGGAACTTCTGATCCTAATAtatcttcatcatcttctttcGGTCTAAATGGTCTTTATTCACTTCTAGTAATCAGACAACCATAGGTGTGCTAAGTGGATGTGATTTATCCATATAGAATTTCTCTAAGATCTTACTCACATAAGTTGACTGGTGTACAAAATTTCCTTCAGGGAGATACTCGATTTGCAGGCGGAGACAAAACTTGATTTTACCAAagtctttcatttcaaactcCATCTTTAAGCATGGACGAGCTTCTTCAACCTCTTTGCGTGTtccaattatatttataacatcaacataaacataaatgatACAAAAATTATTTTGTGATCTTTTAATGAACACACAAGGGCATACATCATTGTTCACATATTCCTTCTTCAAGAGGAATTCACTAAGTCGGTTATATCACATATTTCTCGACTGTTTTAAACCGGACAACGATTTTTCTAATTTCACACAATTCACGAgtttcattttccttcatatgatgaATTTTGAATCCTTCAGGGATTTTCATATAGATATCGGAGTCTAGTGACCCATATAAATATGCAGTCACGATATCAAATATCAGAATGTTATGCCATCTAAAACAGGAGaatatgt is a window encoding:
- the LOC131001284 gene encoding uncharacterized protein LOC131001284, coding for MDIPDLEELEWLESHAQDDDQFDDDFDLDVEPPSPPSSPSQRPPLSLPPKPSPFKPQPQIYPTSNKRAGSDLLNSISLDATDNHYLDSNWANGKRSRNEEDEARHEKFALPECPDVSEENKEGSDDDKEWLRCSPPRDTFEEMEVVEDGEQERILSRYATEIDGDCVPITGLDGERVYAKICSSVEMDEEVRNKKLNFRRDHNGLLQEPVRVLMEKVEQEQFTKALQGSVEGDSTEVVPSTSPVTTEQLWVEKYAPSSFTELLSDEKTNREVLLWLKQWDSCVFGSEIKSTTDDVLTSLRRHSTGSQHLKQSSKSFSRNNRETKFNKDMLMADNELDKENNSSLGLQEMWDKKNKSSGPPEQKVLLLCGSPGLGKTTLAHVAAKHCGYRVVEINASDDRSASTIEAKILDVVQMNSVIADSKPKCLVVDEIDGALGDGKGAVEIILRLLSAERKRDTGKENISQEANSGRKSSGKKQKSSVLLRPVICICNDLYAPALRPLRQVAKVHIFVQPTVSRVANRLKYICNKEGVKTSSVALSALAECTECDIRSCLNTLQFLNKKKEMLNVMDISSQVVGQKDATKSAFDIWKEIFQKKKGKSGRRSNNSSNSVSKDFEYLYSLISNRGDSELILDGIHENIFQLHYVDPLMQKTVQCLDNLGVSDVTHRYIMRTQKMSLLVYQPPIAIFIHRLIAQLERKDIEWPKSLQRHRTILSERMDMFHSWHNGISPYISRHLSTKSFVEDSISQLLHILSPPSLRPVALHLLSDKEKSDLMQLVNTMVSYSITYKNIKSDRPDTWRHEDEATTIALDPQLSNFVHFKDYNSCHIDLALPVKQVLVHEVEKQKILQGSLSKSTNLRGEENHILAKNNAGTRPPSKFSFTNGFAEKKTNQKSPAAEKPELPKVDEVKSVRRTKKPSGDLTSFFNRIKKVGDEGSEVTNSDVPKSATRRRDSHPFLFKFNEGFTNAVKRPVRMREFLL